One Nocardia iowensis DNA window includes the following coding sequences:
- a CDS encoding peptidoglycan recognition protein family protein produces the protein MSWTGDPVWLADVLREEGLRVVEFPGWRERGHGDFGDIWGIVAHHTGSSHSPPSEIAYGVPALAGPLSQIHLAQDGTVTVVAAGVAWHAGAGSWPGLPEDNANFRTIGIEAVNNGTEGWSDAQYDAYVGCCAAILRKLGHGADRVIGHKEWAGPKQGKWDPGGMDMDQFRADIAERMKGGALMALSDMEQRELLDKLRRVHFELTYGFQSRVADSEYRDTVAGYVLNSDAADFRNEQRLKALELKLDRLLDAAEGRI, from the coding sequence ATGTCTTGGACCGGTGATCCGGTATGGCTTGCGGACGTGCTCCGCGAGGAGGGTCTGCGGGTCGTCGAATTCCCCGGGTGGCGGGAACGTGGCCACGGGGATTTCGGTGACATCTGGGGCATCGTTGCCCACCACACCGGCAGCTCGCATTCGCCGCCGAGCGAAATCGCTTACGGCGTACCTGCTTTGGCGGGGCCGCTATCGCAGATTCATCTGGCGCAGGACGGCACGGTGACCGTGGTCGCGGCCGGGGTGGCCTGGCACGCCGGTGCGGGTTCGTGGCCTGGCCTGCCGGAGGACAACGCCAACTTCCGCACCATCGGTATCGAGGCCGTCAACAACGGCACCGAGGGGTGGTCGGACGCGCAATACGACGCCTATGTGGGCTGCTGTGCGGCAATCCTGCGCAAGCTCGGCCACGGGGCCGATCGCGTGATCGGCCACAAGGAATGGGCCGGACCCAAGCAAGGCAAGTGGGACCCCGGCGGCATGGATATGGACCAATTCCGCGCTGATATCGCGGAACGAATGAAAGGTGGTGCACTGATGGCACTTTCGGATATGGAGCAGCGGGAACTGCTCGACAAGCTGCGTCGGGTGCACTTCGAGCTCACCTACGGCTTCCAATCCCGCGTTGCCGACTCGGAATACCGCGACACGGTGGCCGGCTATGTGCTCAACTCCGACGCCGCGGACTTCCGTAACGAGCAGCGTCTCAAGGCGCTCGAACTCAAGCTCGACCGGCTGCTCGATGCGGCGGAAGGGCGGATCTGA